The following coding sequences are from one Humulus lupulus chromosome X, drHumLupu1.1, whole genome shotgun sequence window:
- the LOC133806127 gene encoding uncharacterized mitochondrial protein AtMg00820-like translates to MVTCSKARILRKRSVGQSKWTTGFIEPTTDVEALKHASWKQAMMDELLVLQNNQTWTLVPSCPGMNIVGNRWVLKAKMNSDGSFQRYKARLVAKGFNQRPDVHFVRDKVLKKLLDIRYVASHDQIADCFTKGFTHSRFQFIVDKLGVVENSLSLRGTVKK, encoded by the exons ATGGTTACATGTAGCAAGGCTAGGATTTTAAGAAAAAGGTCTGTCGGACAATCTAAATGGACAACAGGATTTATTGAACCAACCACTGATGTTGAAGCTCTTAAGCATGCTAGTTGGAAGCAAGCCATGATGGATGAATTGTTAGTACTTCAAAACAATCAAACATGGACTTTGGTGCCTTCTTGTCCAGGGATGAATATTGTTGGTAATCGATGGGTTTTAAAGGCTAAAATGAACTCTGATGGTTCTTTCCAACGCTATAAAGCTCGCTTGGTGGCCAAAGGTTTTAACCAACGACCTG ATGTTCATTTTGTTCGTGACAAAGTACTTAAGAAGCTCCTAGACATCCGATATGTTGCCTCACATGACCAAATAGCTGACTGCTTCACCAAAGGCTTCACTCACTCTCGGTTTCAGTTCATAGTAGACAAACTAGGTGTGGTTGAGAACTCACTTAGTTTGAGGGGGACTGTTAAGAAATAA